A genomic segment from uncultured Desulfuromonas sp. encodes:
- a CDS encoding PQQ-dependent sugar dehydrogenase yields the protein MSLDYTIQKQIAVTDKRQSIAQDKASTRATSVISAKHFLVVLLATLSSLCFPQAALATKSTYHVETAASGLVHPWSMAFLPNGDALITERPGRLRLWSAKNHQTSAPLLGVPKVFTAGQAGLFAVSLSPEFATDQTIFLAYASGTINANRLTVSRAKLTNNRLDQVTEIFRCWPDKKGKAHYGGRMAWLPDGTLIISLGEGYSYREQAQVLSNHLGTIVRIHPDGTIPTDNPFVGQKEAQPEIYSYGHRNVQGLIFDPHSQQLIAHEHGPKGGDEINIIQPGKNYGWPAITYGVDYSGAIISPFTQRPGMEQPLLHWTPSIAPSGMTRYSGALFPAWKGNLLVGALAGRSVHRVVFNGKSAHDVETLFSELNERIRDVVTGPDGAVYLLTDNKKGRLLKVTPR from the coding sequence ATGTCCCTTGATTATACGATTCAGAAGCAGATAGCCGTGACGGATAAAAGACAGTCCATCGCTCAGGACAAGGCATCGACTCGCGCCACATCAGTCATCTCAGCGAAGCATTTCCTTGTCGTGCTGTTGGCCACCTTGAGTTCTTTATGTTTCCCCCAGGCAGCCCTTGCAACAAAATCGACATACCACGTGGAAACAGCTGCCAGCGGCTTGGTTCATCCCTGGTCTATGGCATTTCTGCCCAATGGAGATGCCCTGATTACGGAACGCCCCGGACGGTTACGATTATGGTCTGCCAAAAATCACCAAACCTCCGCCCCCTTACTTGGCGTTCCCAAAGTCTTTACAGCTGGTCAGGCCGGTTTATTTGCGGTCAGCCTATCACCCGAGTTCGCGACCGATCAGACAATTTTTCTCGCCTACGCCAGCGGTACGATCAATGCCAACCGGCTGACCGTCTCACGGGCGAAACTCACAAACAACAGGCTTGATCAGGTGACTGAAATCTTTCGCTGCTGGCCGGACAAAAAAGGTAAAGCACATTATGGAGGGCGAATGGCCTGGCTGCCCGATGGCACGCTGATTATCAGCCTTGGTGAGGGTTATTCCTATCGAGAGCAAGCACAGGTGTTGTCCAACCATCTTGGTACGATCGTTCGTATTCATCCAGACGGAACCATTCCGACTGACAACCCATTTGTCGGTCAAAAAGAAGCTCAGCCAGAGATTTACAGTTACGGACACCGTAATGTTCAGGGACTGATTTTTGATCCACACAGTCAGCAGTTGATCGCCCATGAACATGGGCCGAAAGGTGGAGATGAAATTAACATCATTCAGCCGGGTAAAAACTATGGCTGGCCGGCCATCACTTACGGTGTTGATTATTCGGGGGCAATCATCTCTCCATTCACTCAACGACCTGGTATGGAACAGCCTCTGCTTCATTGGACGCCTTCCATTGCTCCGTCAGGCATGACACGTTATTCTGGAGCACTTTTTCCGGCATGGAAAGGAAATCTACTGGTTGGCGCTCTGGCAGGACGCAGCGTCCACCGTGTTGTTTTCAACGGCAAAAGCGCTCACGATGTCGAAACCCTTTTTTCAGAACTCAATGAACGGATTCGCGATGT